One window of the Thermasporomyces composti genome contains the following:
- a CDS encoding sigma-70 family RNA polymerase sigma factor produces MPVRRQAEDYVEDRDLVGRYLDEISRTPLLDAAQEVELAKAIEAGQYAEQLLANREDTDLRVPDGATPEELAWIAEEGRRAKRHFLEANLRLVVSIARRYGRSGLPLLDLVQEGNTGLIRAIEKFDYTKGYKFSTYATWWIRQAITRGIAQQARVVRLPVHVVEDLNALGAARRALERELGREPDNAELAAQLGVAEHRVEELVSWGRDHVSLDVTVDDDGETSLGDLVARDVMPGPDETVVAAESSSRLAALIETLDPRSAEIVRLRYGLDDGRPWKLAEIADRFGLSRERVRQLERDALHRLRKLAEPDLVGPNAA; encoded by the coding sequence TTGCCGGTGCGCCGCCAAGCCGAGGACTACGTCGAGGACCGCGACCTCGTCGGTCGCTACCTCGACGAGATCTCGCGTACGCCGCTACTCGACGCGGCTCAGGAAGTTGAGCTTGCCAAGGCGATCGAGGCTGGTCAATACGCGGAGCAGCTCCTCGCCAACCGTGAGGATACGGACCTTCGTGTCCCGGACGGAGCGACCCCGGAGGAACTCGCCTGGATCGCAGAGGAGGGCCGTCGCGCCAAGCGGCACTTCCTCGAGGCGAACCTTCGCCTGGTCGTCTCGATCGCGCGCCGCTACGGGCGGTCGGGCCTGCCCCTGCTGGACCTGGTGCAGGAAGGCAACACCGGCCTGATCCGGGCGATCGAGAAGTTCGACTACACCAAGGGCTACAAGTTCTCCACGTACGCCACGTGGTGGATCAGGCAGGCGATCACCCGGGGCATCGCCCAGCAAGCGCGGGTCGTCCGGCTGCCGGTGCACGTGGTCGAGGACCTCAACGCGCTCGGCGCCGCCCGACGTGCCCTCGAGCGGGAGCTGGGACGCGAGCCGGACAACGCCGAGCTCGCCGCGCAGCTGGGCGTGGCCGAGCACCGGGTCGAGGAGCTCGTCAGCTGGGGTCGCGACCATGTGTCGCTCGACGTCACCGTCGACGACGATGGTGAGACCTCGCTCGGCGACCTGGTGGCGCGTGACGTGATGCCCGGACCCGACGAGACCGTCGTCGCCGCGGAGTCCAGCTCCCGGCTCGCCGCGCTGATCGAGACGCTCGACCCGAGGTCGGCCGAGATCGTCCGACTGCGCTATGGCCTCGACGATGGTCGGCCATGGAAGCTCGCGGAGATCGCCGACCGGTTCGGTCTCTCCCGCGAGCGGGTCCGTCAGCTCGAGCGTGACGCGCTGCACCGGCTCCGCAAGCTCGCCGAGCCGGACCTGGTCGGCCCGAACGCCGCGTGA
- a CDS encoding ATP-dependent DNA ligase, with protein MLFAELARASAAVSETSSRLEKVRRIVACLRAADPDETGLVVRYLSGELRQRRTGVGYAALRDLPPPAESPSLGVSQVDAVFEEIAAVSGTGAQRRRRELLARLWGAATAEEQRFLRGLISGELRQGALDGVMLDAIIKASELPAADVRRAVMVAGSLPPVASAVVTAKGDPGVLDRFRLEVGRPLRPMLAASAPDVREALDKLGGQAALEWKLDGIRVQVHRAGDAVQVFTRTLDDVTDRLPEVVEAVRALPVTSLVLDGEVIALDADERPRPFQVTASRVGTRSDPATMRATVPLRAFFFDVLHHDGRDLLGEPGRSRAAVLEALVPSAMRVPRVVTSDPAEAAGFFADAVHRGHEGVLVKSLEAAYEAGRRGAAWIKVKPRHTLDLVVLAAEWGHGRRTGWLSNLHLGARDARTGDFVMLGKTFKGLTDELLRWQTERLLALETHRDRWTVYVRPELVVEVAFDGVQTSSRYPGGMALRFARVLRYRPDKSAAEADTVQTVRAIHQGDESGQSRRETS; from the coding sequence ATGCTGTTCGCCGAGCTCGCGCGGGCCTCCGCGGCGGTGTCGGAGACCTCGTCCCGGCTGGAGAAGGTCCGCCGCATCGTGGCGTGCCTGCGCGCCGCCGACCCCGACGAGACCGGTCTGGTCGTGCGGTACTTGTCCGGCGAGCTGCGGCAACGCCGTACCGGTGTGGGGTACGCCGCGCTTCGTGATCTTCCCCCACCGGCGGAGTCGCCCAGTCTGGGGGTGAGCCAGGTCGACGCGGTGTTCGAGGAGATCGCGGCGGTCTCCGGCACCGGGGCGCAACGCCGTCGGCGAGAGCTGCTGGCCCGCTTGTGGGGCGCGGCGACCGCCGAGGAGCAACGCTTCCTCCGCGGGCTGATCAGTGGCGAGCTCCGCCAGGGTGCACTCGACGGGGTGATGCTCGACGCCATCATCAAGGCAAGCGAGCTTCCCGCGGCCGATGTCCGTCGTGCCGTCATGGTCGCTGGGTCCCTACCGCCGGTCGCCAGCGCGGTGGTCACCGCCAAGGGAGACCCCGGTGTCCTCGATCGATTCCGGCTCGAGGTGGGTCGTCCCCTTCGCCCGATGCTCGCCGCCTCCGCGCCCGACGTCCGCGAGGCCTTGGACAAGCTCGGCGGCCAGGCGGCGCTGGAGTGGAAGCTCGACGGCATCCGGGTGCAGGTGCACCGCGCAGGGGACGCCGTCCAGGTGTTCACCCGCACCCTCGACGACGTCACCGACCGTCTCCCCGAGGTGGTCGAGGCGGTGCGGGCTCTCCCGGTGACGTCCCTCGTCCTCGACGGAGAGGTGATCGCACTCGACGCGGACGAGCGTCCCCGCCCGTTCCAGGTCACCGCGAGCCGGGTGGGGACCCGCAGTGATCCGGCGACGATGCGGGCCACCGTGCCGTTGCGGGCGTTCTTCTTCGACGTCCTCCACCACGACGGACGCGATCTGCTGGGCGAACCCGGTAGGAGCAGGGCGGCGGTCCTGGAGGCTCTCGTCCCATCCGCCATGCGAGTGCCGCGCGTCGTCACCTCCGATCCCGCCGAGGCCGCCGGCTTTTTCGCCGACGCCGTTCACCGAGGCCACGAGGGAGTACTGGTGAAGTCCCTCGAGGCCGCCTACGAGGCCGGTCGGCGCGGCGCTGCGTGGATCAAGGTGAAGCCCCGCCACACCCTCGACCTGGTGGTCTTGGCCGCTGAGTGGGGGCACGGACGGCGTACCGGCTGGCTGTCCAACCTGCACCTGGGAGCGCGGGACGCGCGAACCGGGGACTTCGTCATGCTCGGCAAGACCTTCAAGGGCCTCACCGACGAGCTCCTGCGGTGGCAGACCGAGCGGCTCCTGGCCTTGGAGACCCACCGCGATCGCTGGACCGTGTACGTTCGGCCGGAGCTGGTCGTGGAAGTGGCCTTCGACGGCGTCCAGACCTCGAGCCGCTACCCCGGGGGAATGGCGTTGCGCTTCGCCCGCGTTCTTCGTTACCGCCCTGACAAGTCGGCCGCGGAGGCTGACACCGTCCAGACGGTGCGGGCGATTCACCAAGGCGACGAGAGCGGACAAAGCCGTCGCGAGACGTCCTGA
- a CDS encoding quinone-dependent dihydroorotate dehydrogenase has translation MYRLLFSLVLTRLPAETAHRLAFALIRAVGAVPGLSGLLRRWLGPRDPVLRVQALGLDLPGPLGLAAGFDKDAVGVDALACLGFAYVEVGTVTAHPQPGNPRPRMFRLTADRALVNRMGFNNEGAAAAAGRLRRRRARGRRFPVGVNIGKTKVVPEAEAVADYTTSAGLLAEVADYLVVNVSSPNTPGLRNLQAVEHLRPLLLGVREALDRATTRRVPLLVKIAPDLADQDIDAIADLALELGLDGIIATNTTIDRPATLRTPRADVEAIGPGGLSGAPLKARALEVLTRLYERVGDRVVLIAAGGIEDAEDAWQRITAGATLLQAYTGFVYGGPLWPRRLHRELARRARAEGYARLRDAVGAAHRR, from the coding sequence ATGTACAGGCTCCTCTTCTCGCTGGTGTTGACGCGGCTGCCGGCAGAGACCGCGCATCGGCTCGCCTTCGCACTCATCCGGGCGGTGGGCGCCGTCCCTGGACTGTCCGGACTGCTGCGGCGGTGGCTGGGGCCGCGCGATCCGGTGCTCCGGGTCCAGGCGCTCGGGCTGGATCTTCCCGGACCTCTGGGCCTCGCGGCGGGTTTCGACAAGGACGCCGTCGGTGTTGACGCGCTCGCGTGCCTCGGCTTCGCCTATGTCGAGGTCGGCACGGTCACCGCGCACCCTCAGCCCGGCAACCCCCGGCCACGCATGTTCCGCTTGACCGCCGACCGGGCACTGGTCAACCGGATGGGGTTCAACAACGAGGGCGCGGCGGCCGCTGCTGGGCGACTTCGTCGTCGACGGGCTCGAGGGCGGCGCTTCCCCGTCGGGGTCAACATCGGGAAGACGAAGGTGGTGCCCGAGGCGGAGGCCGTGGCCGACTACACCACGAGCGCCGGGCTGCTCGCCGAGGTCGCCGACTACCTCGTGGTCAACGTCAGCTCACCCAACACCCCGGGGCTGCGGAACCTGCAGGCGGTCGAGCACCTGCGACCGCTGCTCCTCGGGGTTCGCGAGGCGCTCGACCGGGCGACGACCCGACGGGTGCCCCTTCTCGTGAAGATCGCGCCTGACCTAGCCGACCAGGACATCGACGCCATCGCTGACCTCGCGCTCGAGCTCGGCCTCGACGGCATCATCGCCACCAACACGACGATCGATCGTCCAGCGACGCTGCGCACCCCGCGTGCTGACGTCGAGGCCATCGGGCCCGGTGGACTGTCCGGTGCGCCGTTGAAGGCCCGCGCCTTGGAGGTCCTGACCCGTCTCTACGAGCGCGTCGGCGACCGCGTCGTGCTCATCGCAGCCGGTGGCATCGAGGACGCCGAGGACGCGTGGCAGCGGATCACCGCGGGCGCCACCTTGCTCCAGGCGTACACCGGATTCGTCTACGGCGGCCCACTCTGGCCGCGACGCCTCCACCGCGAGCTGGCCCGGCGCGCCCGGGCGGAGGGATACGCCCGCCTCCGCGACGCGGTGGGTGCCGCCCACCGCCGGTAG
- a CDS encoding S1C family serine protease, with product MEETTRNRPTFEPSNATTSPLPPPFGYSYGEPTLSLGPTPTPRTKEHSLRKRGAAAIAAAVLAAGLVGGGAGAATTWYLTRGDRAQVSSSLDDTPSARSASRVPAGSVQDVANKVLPSVVSITIATPRGNGNGSGVILSSDGLILTNNHVVESAQRGAQLGVTFNDGTSAPARIVGLDPVTDLAVIRAEGVSGLKPAELGRSSELSVGQPVVAIGSPLGLSGTVTSGIVSALNRPVRTDDSPTDQYNTVIDAIQTDAAINPGNSGGALVDMSGQIVGINTAIATLGASMGGQSGSIGVGFAIPIDQARPIAKQLIETGRAEHAQLGVSVSQAVVGSGVTEGAQIQSLTPNGAAEKAGLQRGDVITKVDDRLVPDPDALIAAVRSHRPGDTVRLTYVRNGRTHTTTATLGSDGGQAPQGEEQQEEELPFPWSR from the coding sequence GTGGAGGAGACGACACGCAACCGTCCGACGTTCGAGCCGTCCAACGCGACGACCAGCCCACTACCCCCGCCGTTCGGCTACTCCTACGGGGAGCCGACGCTCAGTCTCGGGCCAACTCCGACACCTCGGACGAAGGAGCACTCGCTGCGCAAGCGCGGTGCCGCCGCCATCGCCGCGGCCGTACTCGCCGCTGGCCTCGTGGGTGGCGGGGCAGGCGCCGCCACCACGTGGTACCTCACCCGGGGCGACCGCGCGCAGGTGTCCTCCTCCCTCGACGACACCCCGTCGGCCCGCTCCGCCTCTCGCGTTCCGGCCGGGAGCGTCCAGGACGTCGCCAACAAGGTGCTGCCGAGCGTGGTGTCGATCACGATCGCCACGCCGCGCGGCAATGGGAACGGCAGCGGCGTGATCCTGAGCTCCGACGGACTGATCCTCACCAACAACCACGTCGTCGAGTCGGCGCAGCGGGGCGCCCAACTCGGCGTGACCTTCAACGACGGCACGAGCGCCCCCGCTCGCATCGTGGGCCTGGACCCGGTGACCGACCTGGCCGTGATCCGCGCCGAGGGGGTGTCGGGGCTGAAGCCGGCGGAGCTCGGCCGGTCCTCCGAGCTGTCGGTCGGTCAGCCGGTCGTGGCGATCGGTTCACCGCTCGGCCTCTCCGGCACGGTGACCTCGGGCATCGTGAGCGCCCTCAACCGCCCGGTCCGAACCGACGACTCCCCCACTGACCAGTACAACACTGTCATCGACGCCATCCAGACCGACGCCGCGATCAACCCGGGCAACTCCGGCGGCGCGTTGGTCGACATGTCCGGCCAGATCGTCGGCATCAACACCGCCATCGCGACCCTCGGCGCCTCGATGGGCGGCCAGTCGGGTTCGATCGGGGTGGGGTTCGCCATCCCCATCGACCAGGCGCGGCCCATCGCGAAGCAGCTGATCGAGACCGGCCGCGCGGAGCACGCCCAGCTCGGCGTCTCGGTGAGCCAGGCCGTCGTGGGGAGCGGTGTCACCGAGGGAGCGCAGATCCAGTCGCTCACCCCGAACGGCGCTGCGGAGAAGGCCGGCCTGCAACGCGGCGATGTCATCACCAAGGTCGACGATCGCCTGGTGCCCGACCCCGACGCGCTCATCGCCGCCGTGCGCTCCCACCGACCGGGCGACACGGTGAGGTTGACCTACGTCAGGAATGGCCGGACGCACACCACGACCGCGACCCTCGGCAGCGACGGCGGACAGGCGCCACAGGGCGAGGAGCAGCAGGAGGAGGAGCTTCCCTTCCCCTGGTCGCGGTGA
- a CDS encoding HAMP domain-containing sensor histidine kinase, whose amino-acid sequence MSPLSALTKHRDLSLRARVGLLAALGAGLLVVLISVAAYVTVRVSLLRQVDSTLLARAHAAAAGRLAQQEVLASIPSEALGAGDIRIALLRADGYYISAHDQYGRPIRPPLGEPERLVAHGAEPESVRTGVGPDGVRYRVVAVPASGVPGFALVLGQPTAPTEALLRRLGLVLLLVGTAGIGTAAWAGAAIARTGLRPVQRLTAAAEHVARTGDLRPVPVRGSDELARLAHAFNAMLSALAEARARERRLIADAGHELRTPLTSLRTNLDLLAQSEGRPGLSPEDRAALLEDVRAQVVELSALVGDLVELSRDDPPAAVHAPVDLSEVVAHAVERVRRRAPSVRFDVDTQPWTVFGDAQALERAVTNLLDNAAKWSPPDGVVTVALRDGVLTVADQGPGIADADLPHVFERFYRSAEARGMPGSGLGLSIVKQAAERHGGSVSAGRAPGGGALLTLRLPGVPGHGWPDAPRTTAR is encoded by the coding sequence GTGAGCCCGCTCTCCGCCTTGACCAAGCACCGCGACCTGAGCCTGCGCGCCCGCGTGGGTCTGCTCGCCGCGCTCGGCGCCGGACTCCTCGTCGTCCTGATCTCGGTCGCGGCGTACGTGACGGTCCGGGTCTCCCTGCTGCGCCAGGTCGACTCGACCCTGCTGGCTCGTGCGCACGCCGCGGCCGCCGGACGGCTCGCCCAGCAGGAGGTCCTCGCCTCGATTCCGTCCGAGGCGCTCGGCGCCGGCGACATCCGGATCGCCTTGCTGCGCGCCGACGGCTACTACATCTCGGCGCACGACCAGTACGGCCGCCCCATCCGTCCTCCCCTGGGAGAGCCGGAGCGTCTCGTCGCTCACGGTGCGGAGCCCGAGAGCGTCCGGACCGGTGTCGGGCCGGACGGGGTGCGCTATCGGGTGGTCGCCGTTCCCGCGTCCGGCGTCCCTGGCTTCGCCCTCGTCCTGGGCCAGCCGACCGCACCGACCGAGGCGCTGCTGCGTCGCCTCGGCCTGGTCCTGCTCCTGGTGGGGACGGCGGGGATCGGCACCGCGGCGTGGGCAGGCGCGGCGATCGCGCGGACCGGTCTGCGCCCGGTGCAACGGCTGACCGCGGCGGCCGAGCACGTCGCCCGCACCGGCGACCTGCGGCCTGTGCCGGTGCGCGGGAGCGACGAGCTGGCTCGGCTCGCACACGCCTTCAACGCGATGCTGTCCGCGCTGGCGGAGGCTCGAGCGCGCGAGCGTCGCCTCATCGCCGACGCCGGTCACGAGCTTCGTACGCCGCTGACCAGCCTGCGCACCAACCTCGACCTGCTCGCCCAGAGCGAGGGACGCCCTGGGCTGTCGCCGGAGGACCGGGCCGCCCTGCTGGAGGACGTCCGCGCCCAAGTCGTGGAGCTGTCCGCCCTGGTCGGTGACCTGGTCGAGCTGTCTCGCGACGATCCTCCGGCCGCCGTCCACGCCCCCGTCGATCTCAGCGAGGTGGTCGCGCACGCCGTGGAGCGGGTCCGCCGCCGTGCGCCCAGCGTGCGGTTCGACGTCGACACGCAGCCGTGGACGGTGTTCGGCGACGCGCAGGCACTCGAGCGAGCGGTCACGAACCTGCTCGACAACGCCGCCAAGTGGAGCCCACCCGACGGCGTGGTGACCGTGGCCCTGCGGGACGGGGTGCTGACCGTCGCCGACCAGGGACCCGGCATCGCGGACGCGGACCTCCCGCACGTCTTCGAACGCTTCTACCGGTCGGCGGAGGCGCGCGGCATGCCCGGCTCCGGACTGGGCTTGTCCATCGTCAAGCAGGCCGCGGAACGCCACGGCGGTTCGGTCAGTGCCGGTCGCGCGCCTGGCGGTGGCGCCCTTCTGACGCTTCGACTGCCGGGCGTGCCCGGGCATGGCTGGCCGGATGCTCCCCGCACGACCGCCCGCTGA
- a CDS encoding response regulator transcription factor codes for MRILVVDDDQGVRESLRRSLAFNGYEVELAENGEAALRAVAARNPDAVILDVMMPGLDGIATCRALRASGNDVPILVLTARDAVADRVAGLDAGADDYLPKPFALEELLARLRALLRRATPGTHGNRLTYADLTLDLTTREVRRGERPISLTRTEFTLLELFMRHPRQVLERSRILQEVWGFDFPTTANSLEVYVGYLRRKTEAGGEPRLIHTVRGVGYVLRDTPP; via the coding sequence GTGCGCATCCTTGTCGTGGATGATGACCAAGGCGTCCGGGAGTCCTTGCGTCGCTCACTCGCCTTCAACGGCTACGAGGTCGAGCTGGCCGAGAACGGCGAGGCGGCGTTGCGAGCAGTCGCCGCTCGCAACCCCGACGCGGTCATCCTCGACGTGATGATGCCGGGGCTTGACGGTATCGCCACCTGTCGGGCACTTCGGGCGAGCGGCAACGACGTACCGATCCTGGTGCTCACGGCTCGGGACGCGGTCGCCGACCGAGTGGCGGGGCTCGACGCGGGAGCCGACGACTACTTGCCCAAGCCGTTCGCGCTCGAGGAGTTGCTCGCCCGGCTGCGGGCCTTGCTCCGCCGTGCGACCCCCGGCACCCACGGCAACCGCCTGACCTACGCCGACCTCACCCTGGACCTCACCACGCGCGAGGTCCGCCGCGGCGAGCGTCCCATCAGTCTCACCCGCACCGAGTTCACCCTCCTGGAGCTGTTCATGCGGCACCCCCGCCAGGTGCTCGAACGCTCGCGGATCCTCCAGGAGGTCTGGGGCTTCGACTTCCCCACCACCGCGAACTCTCTGGAGGTCTACGTCGGCTACCTTCGCCGCAAGACCGAGGCCGGCGGGGAGCCCCGGCTCATCCACACCGTCCGTGGCGTCGGCTACGTGCTTCGAGACACCCCGCCGTGA
- a CDS encoding acylphosphatase — protein MSASPTRVRVVVHGKVQGVFFRDTCRRMAVTRGVAGWVRNLPDGSVEAVFEGAEDHVQAMVEWCRKGPPLARVERVDTYPEQPEGLTGFTIRRA, from the coding sequence ATGAGCGCGTCCCCCACACGAGTCCGTGTCGTCGTGCACGGAAAGGTCCAAGGCGTGTTCTTCCGCGACACCTGCAGGCGGATGGCCGTGACGCGCGGCGTCGCTGGGTGGGTGCGCAACCTGCCCGACGGATCGGTCGAGGCGGTGTTCGAAGGGGCCGAGGACCACGTCCAGGCGATGGTCGAGTGGTGTCGGAAGGGACCGCCGTTGGCTCGCGTCGAACGCGTCGACACCTACCCCGAACAACCCGAGGGACTGACCGGATTCACCATCCGCCGAGCCTGA
- a CDS encoding DUF6318 family protein, with the protein MEFVRHYVELVNTARMSGDVSAVLALSAPGCEGCRSVARVIKEIHDNGGTYEGDPNWTIPADGASLVNEDPPIVQAYIHTQEVEVVRKAGGEPETWPGQTTLNEFTLKREGDGWKVEEFVIR; encoded by the coding sequence GTGGAGTTCGTTCGGCACTACGTCGAACTGGTCAACACCGCGCGGATGAGCGGCGATGTGTCGGCCGTGCTCGCGCTGAGCGCCCCAGGATGCGAGGGCTGTCGAAGTGTCGCGCGCGTCATCAAGGAGATCCACGACAACGGTGGCACTTACGAGGGGGATCCGAACTGGACGATCCCGGCGGACGGCGCGAGTCTGGTGAACGAGGACCCACCCATCGTGCAGGCGTACATCCACACCCAGGAGGTCGAGGTCGTCCGCAAGGCCGGGGGAGAGCCCGAGACGTGGCCCGGCCAGACCACGCTCAACGAGTTCACCTTGAAGCGTGAGGGGGATGGATGGAAGGTCGAGGAGTTCGTCATCCGGTGA
- a CDS encoding DNA polymerase IV gives MRPQPSILHLDLDAFFAAVEQRDKPSLRGKPVVVGGLGPRGVVATASYEARAFGVRSAMRMAEARARCPHAAFLSPRFTIYRRTSRAVMAALRELSPVVEPLSLDEAYVDLTAGTIGDLSPSAVESLARDLKRTVRRVTGGLTASIGVGTSKLIAKIASDLRKPDGLLVVTPGAETELLSPMPVSVIPGVGPATAERLRRMGVHTVGDLGRVGEEELVRALGKAHGQALARLACAGDDRPVVAEREAKSISVEDTFDHDIADPALLGVVIERLASRVCERLARERLSGRTVTVKVRLYDFTTHTRSATLAGPTDDDRVITRLARRLLSEVDTSAGVRLLGVGVSGLADWVQEDLFGALVDETDADAEHADAEHSETERVTSGPVQTGPRWVPGADVIHRRYGAGWVWGSGLGRVTVRFETATTGPGPVRTFASDDPELAPYSPLTPHSPLARTDPPPAG, from the coding sequence GTGCGCCCCCAGCCGAGCATCCTTCACCTGGACCTGGACGCCTTCTTCGCCGCCGTCGAGCAGCGGGACAAGCCGTCGCTGCGCGGGAAGCCGGTTGTGGTCGGCGGTCTGGGCCCTCGCGGTGTCGTCGCGACCGCCTCGTACGAGGCGCGAGCGTTCGGCGTTCGCTCCGCCATGCGGATGGCGGAGGCGCGCGCCCGGTGTCCGCACGCGGCCTTCCTGTCCCCGCGCTTCACGATCTATCGCCGGACGAGCCGGGCCGTCATGGCGGCTCTGCGCGAGCTCTCCCCCGTCGTCGAGCCGCTGTCGCTCGACGAGGCGTACGTCGACCTGACCGCGGGCACGATCGGTGACCTCTCGCCCAGCGCTGTCGAGAGCCTCGCCCGTGACCTGAAGCGGACGGTGCGGCGGGTCACCGGAGGACTCACCGCGTCGATCGGGGTGGGAACCTCCAAGCTCATCGCCAAGATCGCGAGCGATCTGCGCAAGCCCGACGGGCTCCTGGTCGTGACCCCGGGCGCTGAGACCGAGCTCCTGTCACCGATGCCCGTCTCGGTCATCCCTGGGGTCGGGCCGGCCACAGCGGAGCGGCTGCGACGGATGGGTGTGCACACCGTGGGCGACCTCGGCCGGGTGGGCGAGGAGGAGCTCGTTCGCGCCCTCGGCAAGGCGCACGGCCAGGCGCTCGCCCGGCTCGCCTGCGCCGGCGACGACCGTCCCGTCGTCGCCGAGCGGGAGGCGAAGTCCATCAGCGTCGAGGACACCTTCGACCACGACATCGCCGACCCGGCGCTGCTCGGCGTCGTCATCGAACGACTGGCCAGCCGGGTGTGCGAGCGCCTCGCCCGCGAGCGCCTCTCCGGCCGGACGGTCACCGTGAAGGTGCGGCTGTACGACTTCACCACCCACACCCGCTCGGCGACCCTCGCCGGTCCCACCGACGACGACCGTGTCATCACGCGACTGGCCCGGCGGCTGCTGTCGGAGGTCGACACCTCCGCCGGGGTGCGCCTGCTCGGCGTCGGCGTGTCCGGCCTGGCCGACTGGGTGCAGGAGGACCTGTTCGGCGCACTCGTCGACGAGACCGACGCCGACGCTGAGCACGCCGACGCTGAGCACAGTGAGACGGAGCGGGTCACGTCAGGGCCCGTCCAGACCGGTCCGCGGTGGGTGCCTGGAGCCGACGTCATCCACCGGCGCTACGGCGCGGGATGGGTGTGGGGCTCGGGACTCGGACGGGTCACGGTGCGCTTCGAGACCGCGACGACCGGGCCCGGCCCGGTGCGCACCTTCGCCTCGGATGACCCCGAGCTCGCCCCCTACTCGCCGCTGACCCCGCACTCTCCGCTCGCACGGACCGACCCCCCACCCGCCGGCTGA
- a CDS encoding glutamate--cysteine ligase, protein MGQRIEPQVFTREDRTHFRHKLRRCLQAFSQMVEESRFDPTHRSTGFEIELNLVDDRGDPALKNTEVLAAIADPAFQTELALYNMEVNMTPRSLRGSGLKEFEDDLWARLNAADKKARELGVRVVMVGILPTVTTDHMSIEALSPDARYTLLNDQIILARGEDIHIAIDGVERLSLTTDTVAAEAACTSAQLHIQISPEAFPAYWNAAQVIAGPQVALSANSPFLFGRELWRETRIPLFEQAIDTRTDELTYQGVRPRVWFGERWLSSVSELFEENVRYFPPLLPVSEEEDPVEELARGNTPNLGELRLHNGTIYRWNRPVYDVVDGRAHLRIENRVMPAGPTVVDVLANAAFYFGLLRRLAEEEVPLWSRMSFDAAADNFFQGARAGIQAEQYWPGAGWIGTPELVLRKLLPLAHEGLSDMEVDPAQRDRLLGVIEQRCLSGQNGAEWQVRTFHRLLESTGGSRLDALRQMLRRYVEYMATNAPVHTWPVD, encoded by the coding sequence ATGGGCCAGCGCATCGAACCCCAGGTCTTCACTCGCGAAGACCGCACGCACTTCCGGCACAAGCTGCGTCGCTGCTTGCAGGCTTTCAGCCAGATGGTGGAGGAGTCCCGGTTCGACCCCACCCATCGCTCGACTGGCTTCGAGATCGAGCTCAACCTCGTCGACGACCGCGGCGACCCGGCGTTGAAGAACACCGAGGTCCTCGCCGCGATCGCGGATCCGGCCTTCCAGACCGAGCTCGCGCTCTACAACATGGAAGTCAACATGACGCCGCGCTCGCTGCGCGGGAGTGGGCTGAAGGAGTTCGAGGACGATCTCTGGGCCCGCCTCAACGCCGCGGACAAGAAGGCGCGGGAGCTCGGGGTCCGGGTCGTCATGGTCGGCATTTTGCCGACGGTGACCACCGACCACATGTCGATCGAGGCGCTGTCCCCGGACGCCCGCTACACCTTGCTCAACGACCAGATCATCCTGGCGCGGGGCGAAGACATCCACATCGCGATCGACGGGGTCGAGCGGCTGTCGTTGACGACGGACACGGTGGCGGCCGAAGCGGCCTGCACGAGCGCCCAGTTGCACATCCAGATCAGCCCCGAGGCGTTCCCGGCCTACTGGAACGCCGCGCAGGTGATCGCCGGTCCGCAAGTGGCCCTCTCGGCCAACTCGCCGTTCCTGTTCGGTCGAGAGCTGTGGCGTGAGACCCGCATTCCGCTCTTCGAGCAGGCGATCGACACGCGCACGGACGAGCTGACCTACCAGGGGGTTCGCCCACGGGTGTGGTTCGGGGAGCGGTGGTTGAGCTCGGTGAGCGAGCTGTTCGAGGAGAACGTCCGCTACTTCCCGCCCCTCCTCCCGGTGAGCGAGGAGGAAGACCCGGTCGAGGAGCTCGCGCGGGGGAACACACCCAACCTGGGCGAGCTGCGCTTGCACAACGGCACGATCTATCGGTGGAACCGGCCGGTCTACGACGTGGTGGACGGACGCGCCCACCTGAGGATCGAGAACCGCGTCATGCCGGCCGGTCCCACCGTGGTCGACGTCCTGGCGAACGCCGCGTTCTACTTCGGGCTGCTGCGTCGGCTGGCCGAGGAGGAGGTTCCGCTGTGGTCGCGCATGTCCTTCGACGCGGCGGCTGACAACTTCTTCCAAGGCGCCCGCGCCGGTATCCAGGCCGAGCAGTACTGGCCGGGGGCGGGCTGGATCGGCACGCCGGAGCTCGTCCTGCGCAAGTTGCTGCCGCTGGCGCACGAAGGGCTGTCGGACATGGAGGTCGACCCGGCTCAGCGTGACCGCCTCCTCGGGGTGATCGAGCAGCGCTGTCTGTCGGGGCAGAACGGCGCGGAGTGGCAGGTCCGGACCTTCCACAGGCTGCTCGAGTCCACCGGCGGGTCGAGGCTCGACGCGCTACGGCAGATGCTGCGGCGCTACGTGGAGTACATGGCGACGAACGCGCCGGTCCACACGTGGCCGGTCGACTGA